In one Pangasianodon hypophthalmus isolate fPanHyp1 chromosome 22, fPanHyp1.pri, whole genome shotgun sequence genomic region, the following are encoded:
- the LOC117595784 gene encoding uncharacterized protein LOC117595784: protein MNRENLKVSLIRLSGNGILKQGDSLNLTCDVNCTHSSSQFVWSKNNEQLNTSGPVLHFPALTVRDSGNYTCTWKTNEASGSETISLQVEGENPGHWSIWIIVLVTAGVIFIVLAVPAVIYNRRRKFKAPEKNGRESGEKTQTKPQLNQVSQVPDEEMMNKEEVTYSSVQNKATTKGSQVTVQLNQVPEPDEEVLDKGGVIYASVCIKPNKPTERRVHTEQQEQDDSVIYSAVKKA, encoded by the exons ATGAACCGTGAAA atttaaaggtGTCACTAATCAGGCTGAGTGGAAACGGAATCCTTAAACAAGGAGACTCGTTAAATCTGACGTGTGATGTGAACTGCACACACAGTTCCTCACAGTTTGTGTGGTCTAAGAACAACGAGCAGTTAAACACATCAGGACCCGTTCTTCACTTTCCTGCTCTAACCGTGAGGGATTCTGGGAATTACACCTGCACTTGGAAAACCAATGAGGCGTCAGGATCTGAAACGATCAGCCTTCAGGTCGAGG GTGAAAATCCTGGTCATTGGTCAATCTGGATCATTGTTTTAGTGACAGCTGGAGTGATTTTCATCGTCTTAGCTGTCCCAGCTGTGATTTACAACAGGAG GAGGAAATTTAAAGCTCCAGAAAAAAACGGGAGGGAAAGTGGAGAGAAAACACAG ACAAAGCCACAGTTAAACCAAGTTTCTCAAGTTCCTGATGAAGAAATGATGAACAAGGAGGAAGTGACTTACTCGTCTGTCCAAAACAAAGCAACAACAAAAGg TTCACAGGTCACAGTGCAGCTAAATCAAGTTCCTGAGCCTGATGAAGAAGTGTTAGATAAAGGAGGAGTGATTTATGCATCCGTGTGCATCAAACCCAACAAACCAACCGAAcg GCGAGTCCACActgagcagcaggagcaggacgATTCTGTAATCTACAGCGCTGTGAAAAAGGCCTGA